Within the Pseudomonas oryzae genome, the region CTTGTAGGCGAAGCTGATCAGGGTGTCCTGCACCTGGTCATTCAGGTAGTCGTAGCTCGACATGCCCTGATACGTCATGTTCTTGGCCACGCTCAGCTGATCGTTGGCATCGAAGCCATTGATCACGTACTGCTTGTTGATGGCGGTAAGGCCGTGGTTGATGACGAACTTGTCCTGCGGGTCCAGGAGGTTGTCTCCGTCCGTCACCGGCGCGTCGGGCAGGGTCGGTTCATCCGCGCCATGGATGGCCACGCGAATGGTCTCGCTGGCCGTGCCGTCCAGGGAGGTGACGGTCAGTTCATCGTAGGCGACATCGCCACTGTTCAGCGCCTGGGCCAGCGCGTTGTCCAGTGCATAGGTCCACTGGCCGCTTTCACTGTCGAGGGTGAAGACGCCGTAGGCGCCTTTCAGGGCGTCCGCGTCTACGCTGGCGAGCCTGTTCTCGCCGCGGTCCACGTCGGCCACGCTCAGGGTGCCACCGGCGACCAGCACGTCGCCATCTTCGTTCAGGCTTGCGGAATTGCTGCCGGAGATGCTGGCGGCGTCGTTCTCGCCCACGATTTCCAGGGTCACGGTTGCGGTGCTCAGGGCACCGTTGGCCATGCGCACGGTGTAGCTGAAGGTTTCGGTCAGCAGATCGCCGGCCGGCAGCGACTGCACGTTGTCGTTGGCATAGACCAGTTGGCCGTCAACGATGGCGACGGTTGCGCCGCTGGGCAGTTGTGCGCTGTAGGCAACCGGGAACTGAGCGCTGCTGCTGCCCGACTCCTGGGCGACCGAGTACAGCTTGGCTGCCCCCGGATCATTGGCCAGCACATTCAGTGCGTACAGGCCGTTGCCTTCGCTCAGATTGAAAATGTCGTCTTTTGCGGCGCCGGTCAGAGTGGCGACTTTGGTGGTGGTTTTGGCGGCCATGCGCGATTCCCCGATTGTCCTGATTGTCGATCCGAGTTCAGTTCAAACGGCAACCCGGCCATCTCAGGGAGATCCGTGGCTTTCCGGCCCCGCATCGCTACGGGTGAGGCTTTTCAAGATGTCAAAATAACATCATTCAGGCGTTTCAATACACCTGGCGACGATAT harbors:
- a CDS encoding VCBS domain-containing protein — translated: MAAKTTTKVATLTGAAKDDIFNLSEGNGLYALNVLANDPGAAKLYSVAQESGSSSAQFPVAYSAQLPSGATVAIVDGQLVYANDNVQSLPAGDLLTETFSYTVRMANGALSTATVTLEIVGENDAASISGSNSASLNEDGDVLVAGGTLSVADVDRGENRLASVDADALKGAYGVFTLDSESGQWTYALDNALAQALNSGDVAYDELTVTSLDGTASETIRVAIHGADEPTLPDAPVTDGDNLLDPQDKFVINHGLTAINKQYVINGFDANDQLSVAKNMTYQGMSSYDYLNDQVQDTLISFAYKSGQQVETLEVVLVGYSDFNPETQIA